The Hymenobacter sp. DG25A nucleotide sequence ACCAGATTAGAGCCGATAAAGCCGGCCCCACCGGTAACAAGGAAGCTCACATCGTGGAGCGGCTGGTCGTGAAAAGGAGTTTCGTACATCTTCGTTATTTCTTTGTTCAAAAAGCAGTACTGCAATCCGCTCTAGCGGGCGGTGTACTGCTGTTGATAGTATTGCTGGTAAGCCCCACTAGTTACATGGTCGAGCCACTCCTGGTTCTGCAGGTACCAGTCTACGGTCTGGGAGAGGCCTTCCTCAAAGGTGACGGACGGCTTCCAGCCTAGCTCGTTCATGATTTTGCTGGAGTCAATGGCATAGCGCAGGTCGTGGCCGGCGCGGTCGGTGACAAAGGTGATGAGCTTGCGCGACGTGCCTTTTTCCTGGCCGGTTTTCTCGTCCAGGGTATCGCAGAGCAGATGAATCAGGTCCAGATTCTTCCATTCATTCACCCCACCAATGTTGTAGGTTTCTCCTACTTTGCCTTTGTGGAATACGGCATCGATGGCCGTAGCGTGGTCTTTCACAAACAGCCAGTCGCGCACGTTCTCGCCTTTGCCATATACTGGCACCGGCTGGTTGTTGCGAAGACGATGAATAGCCAGGGGAATCAGCTTTTCCGGGAAGTGGTTGGGGCCGTAGTTATTGGAGCAGTTGCTCAATTTTACCGGCATGTGGTAGGTATGATACCAGGCCCGCACAAAGTGGTCGGAAGCAGCCTTGGAAGCCGAGTAGGGCGAACGGGGGTCGTAGGCGGTGTCTTCGGTGAACATCTCCGGGCCCATTTCCAGGGAGCCGTACACTTCGTCGGTGCTAACGTGGTAGAAGGTTTTACCCTCGTAGCCCAGTGGTTTCCACAGGTTTTTGGCGGCATTCAGCAGGTGTACCGTGCCCAGCACATTGGTCTTCACGAAGGCCAGCGGATCGGTGATGCTACGGTCGACGTGGCTTTCGGCGGCGAGGTGAATTACTGCGTCAGGCTCTTCTGTGGCGAAGAGCTGATCAACAAATGCCTGATCGGTAATGTCACCTTTCACCAGGCGGTAGTTGGGCGCATTTTCAATGTCGCGCAGATTTTCCAGGTTGCCGGCGTAAGTCAGCGCATCCAGGTTCAGAATCTGATACTCCGGATACTTGGTTACGAACAGACGCACCACGTGCGACCCAATGAAACCGGCCCCGCCGGTGATAATGATTTTCATCTTTTTAAGCTATAAGGCTATTAGCGAATAGCCTGTGATAGGAAAAACAGAAAGCGGAAAGCTACTAGCTAACCGCTTGCAAGGACTGCTGCCACTTCCAGGAACTGGCCAGCGCCTCCTCCAGCGTGGAGGTAGTGCGGAAGCCCAGCTCCTGCGTTGCCTTGGTTACATCCGCATAAATGGCGGGCACATCACCGGGCCGGGGTGGCCCGATAACATAATTCAGCTTTAGGCCCGTAGCCCGCTCAAACGCGTGTACTACCTCCAGTACGGAGTTGCCCCGGCCGGTACCAATGTTAAAGGTTTCCACCATGTCCCCTTTACCGTCCAGCAGCCGCTCCACAGCCACCACGTGCGCCTTGGCCAAGTCTACCACGTGCACGTAGTCCCGGATGTTGGTGCCATCGGGCGTATCATAGGTATTCCCGTAGATAGTGAGCTTTTCCCGGATGCCGGCCGCCGTCTGGGTAACGTAGGGCACCAGGTTTTGCGGTACTCCCAGGGGCAACTCTCCTATTTTGGCGGAAGGATGAGCTCCCACCGGGTTAAAGTAGCGCAACAGAATGCTTTTCAGCTTATTGCTGGGCGCTGCCGCTACGTCCCGCAGAATATCCTCGCACATTTGCTTGGTAGCACCGTACGGAGAATTGGCTTTTTTCGTGGGGGTTTGTTCCGTTACGGGCAGCTTATCCGGAATGCCATACACCGTGCAGGACGACGAAAACACCAAAGCTTCCACACCAAACTCGCGCATAACCTGCAACAGCGTAAGCAGCGAGCCGACATTGTTCTGGTAATACTCCAGCGGCTTTTCAATTGACTCTCCTACTGCTTTGTAAGCGGCAAAGTGAATCACGCCCTGCAGGTTGCCTTCCTCGGCAAAAACAGCCCGCATGGCCTCCGCATCGTTGCAGTCTACGCGGTGAAACGGTACCCGTACCCCCAAAATCTGCTCGATGCCATTGAGCACCGACTCCCGGGAGTTGCTGAAATTATCGATAATAACCGGCAGAAAGCCAGCTTCATATAGCTCTACCACCGCATGGGAGCCAATATAGCCTGCCCCGCCGGTTACAAGAATTTTCGTCCTCTCCATATAGTCTTAGCTTTCAATCGGCGGATACCTATGCTCCGTCCCAGTTTTGATATCAACTGAACTGGCAACGATTAATCGAATTACAAGCTCCAATACTGAAGCTCCTGCATCTGGCCGCGGTAGAGGCCTTTGATATCAACCAACACCGCATTTTCCCTCGTAATCGACTGGAAATAGGCCTCATCCAAATCCGTATAAGGAGAGTGGCTTACGGCTACTATAACCGCGTCGTAATCCTTGCTGATGGATGCCGGATCCGTCAGGCGGAAACCGTATTCATGGTGCAGCTCATCGGAATCAGCATGCGGATCCACGATGTCGACGTTCACGGAAAAATTCTTCAGTTCCTGAATGACATCGGCCACCTTGGAATTGCGGATATCCTCTACGTTTTCCTTGAACGTAGCGCCCATTACCAGCACTTTGCTCTTGGCTACGTCTTTGCCTTTCTTAATCATCATCTGCACGGTTTTGCGTGCGATGTAGGCGCCCATGTTATCGTTGGTGCTACGGCCCGAAAGAATCACCTTGGCATCATATCCCAGCTCTTTGGCTTTGTAGGTGAGATAGTAAGGGTCTACACCAATGCAGTGACCACCTACCAGACCGGGCGAGAACTTCAGGAAGTTCCACTTGGTGCCGGCAGCTTCCAATACCTCGTAGGTGTTGATGTTCATGCGGTCAAAAATCATCGACAGCTCATTCATCAACGCAATGTTCACGTCGCGCTGGGTATTCTCGATGATTTTAGCCGCCTCGGCTACTTTGATGCTGCTGGCGCGGTGTACACCGGCCGTAATCACCAGCTCGTATACTTTTGCAACCAGGTCCAGCGACTCGGCATCGCAGCCGGATACTACTTTCACGATACGGGCCAGCGTATGCTCCTTGTCGCCGGGGTTAATGCGCTCCGGCGAATAGCCTACTTTAAAATCTTCGGGGAATTTCAGCCCCGAGAGCTTTTCCATTACCGGAATGCAGTCATCCTCCGTGCAGCCGGGGTAAACTGTGGACTCAAATACCACATAGTCACCCTTCTTCAGCACTTTGCCTACCGTGGCCGATGCCGCCAGCAGGGGGCGCAAATCAGGCATGGCGTGCTCATCAATGGGCGTAGGCACCGCCACAATGAAGAAGCGGGCTTCGCGCAGAACGTCCAGCGAATCGGTGAACGTAATATCACAACCATCAAAATCTTTGGCCTCCAGCTCCCCGCTGGGGTCAATATTGTTGCGCATCAACTCTACGCGCTGGGCGTTGATATCGAAACCGATAACGCTGATTTTGCGGGCAAACTCGAGGGCAATGGGCAGGCCCACATACCCGAGGCCAATGACGGCCAGCTTGGCCTGTTTCTGAAGCAGTTGCTCGTACACGATATTATGGGTTGGTGCGGGTACTAAAAGGGAAAACCTTATTATTCTGTAACTGATACTGTTCTTTGCTTTCCGGGCAAACGGCTATTCCTTCGGGGTTGAACTGCAGCCGGTGGCCCTGCCTGCTCATCCAGCCATGCTGGCGGGCAGGGTTGCCGTATACCAGGGCATAGGCCGGCACGTCGCGGGTAATCACGGATCCGGCCCCAACGAAGGCATATTCCCCCAGGCGCACGCCGCACACAATAGTGCTGTTGGCGCCCACGCTCACGCCCCGTTCCAGCACGGTAGGCTGGTACTGGTCGCGGCGCGGCACCGCGCTCCGAGGATTCCTCACATTCGTAAAAACCACCGATGGGCCGAGGAAGACATCATCGGCGCAGGTTACGCCAGAGTACAGGGAAACGTTGTTCTGCACTTTCACATTCTGCCCCAGCACTACGCCAGGCGCAATCATTACATTCTGACCGATACTGCAGCCGGGTCCTAGCTGACAGCCCGTCATCAAATGCGAAAAATGCCAGATGCGGCAGCCCTTGCCAATGCGGCAGCCTTCATCGAGGACGGCAGTCGGGTGAGCAAAGTACAGGACAGCGTCGGGCATTCCGGCAGCGGGTTGTTCAGCAGCAGATTTGAGCCCGCAAAGGTACGGCTTTTATCAGTTTATTGAATTGGATGGTGAGCATTACTACGTTACGTAATTATAATGCCCTGCCGGACCACGTGGCGCGCACCATACGGTCCTTGCCAAACAGGTCGGGGTGGGCTGCTACGGCCTGGTATTCCAAGGCGGCCAGCAACTGACATAACTCCTGGGCGTACTGCTCATTGATTTCAAAGTACAGCGCGCCACCGGGTTGCAGCAGCTCCTGGCCAAGCTCCGCAATACGCCGGTAGAAGAGGAGCGGGTCGTTATCGGGAACGAACAGGGCCGTGGCCGGCTCATATTCCAGCACATTGCGGCGCATCAGAGGCCGCTCGTTCTCCAGTACATAGGGCGGATTGCTGACCAGGATTTGCAGAGAATGTGGAGGAATATCTGCCGGAGTGGCTTGCAGAATATCCAGCTGCTGAAACTCTACGGCACAACCGTAGCGCGCCGCATTACGACGCGCCACGGCAAGCGCTTCTGCCGAAATATCAACGGCTATTGTACGCTGTGGCTTCAGCGCCTGGCACAAAGCCAGGGCAATACAGCCACTGCCCGTACCTACATCCAATAGCGTTAAGCCTGTGCGATGCGCCTGTTGCTCCTGCACAATCAGTTGGATAAGCTCTTCGGTTTCGGGCCGGGGAATAAGCGTGGCGGGGGTTACTTCCAGCTCCATGCCCGCAAAGTGCGCTACGCCTAATACGTATTGCACCGGCTCATGCAGCAGCAGCCGTTCTTGTATGGTTTCTAGCTGTTGGGCCACACCGGAGGGCACTTCCTCATTAGCCTGCATGCGCCGCTGCAGGGGAGAAACCGCCAGCACATGCTCCAGCACCAGGCCGGCAATGGCCGCCGCTTCCGGCTCCGGGTATAGGGCTTGCAGATGATGCGTGAGGGAAGCAGTGTGTTGGCGAATAGTCATAGAAACAAGCGGGTAGACGAAGAAAAGCGCGGGGTGCAGCCGGGCCTCGACGGGGTTTCGTACCTTCGGTCCCACAAAGTTACGCTCCCCACCCGGCTATGACTGCTGTTGACGACCTCATGATGCGCCGCGCCCTTGACCTGGCGCGACTGGGCACTGGCTATACCCGCCCTAATCCGCTGGTAGGCTGCGTTATCACGCATCAGGGACGCATTATCGGGGAAGGCTGGCACCGGCAGTACGGTGGGCCCCATGCGGAGGTAAATGCCCTGGAATCGGTATCGGAGCCGGCGCTGCTGCCCCACAGCCGCGCCTACGTGACGTTGGAGCCCTGCTCCCACCACGGCAAAACCCCGCCGTGCGCCGACCTGCTCATCGCCAAAGGCATTCCGGAGGTGGTAGTCTGCAACCTCGACCCTAACCCGCTGGTAGCGGGCAACGGCCTGGCCAAGCTGCGCGCGGCGGGCATCAAAGTAGAAACCGGCGTGCTGGAATCGGAAGGGCGCTGGCTGAACCGGCGTTTTTTCACCTTTCAGGAGCAAAAGCGGCCCTACATTGTGCTGAAGTGGGCCGAAACGGCCGATGGTTTTCTTTCCGGTCGGTTTTATCAGCCCGTGCAAATCAGCGGCGCGCTGGCCCGCATGGCGGTGCACCAGTGGCGCGGCGAGGAGCACGCCATTCTGGTAGGCACCCGCACGGCCCTGCACGATAACCCTTACCTGAACGTGCGCGAATGGCCCGGCCCCGCCCCTATTCGCCTGGTCATCGATAAAAACCTGAGCCTGCCGCCTACGCATCATCTTTTCGATGGCACCCAACCCACCTTGGTGTACACCTACCGCCAGCGCGCCACCAAAGGCAATCTGGGCTATGTAAAGCTGTCGGAGGCCGATGACCTGTTCCCCCAGATTCTGGAAAACCTGTACCGCCGCAACGTAGAATCGGTGCTGGTAGAAGGGGGGCCTACGGTGCTGAATACGCTGTTGGCCGATGGGCTCTGGGACGAAATCAGGGTA carries:
- a CDS encoding nucleotide sugar dehydrogenase; the protein is MYEQLLQKQAKLAVIGLGYVGLPIALEFARKISVIGFDINAQRVELMRNNIDPSGELEAKDFDGCDITFTDSLDVLREARFFIVAVPTPIDEHAMPDLRPLLAASATVGKVLKKGDYVVFESTVYPGCTEDDCIPVMEKLSGLKFPEDFKVGYSPERINPGDKEHTLARIVKVVSGCDAESLDLVAKVYELVITAGVHRASSIKVAEAAKIIENTQRDVNIALMNELSMIFDRMNINTYEVLEAAGTKWNFLKFSPGLVGGHCIGVDPYYLTYKAKELGYDAKVILSGRSTNDNMGAYIARKTVQMMIKKGKDVAKSKVLVMGATFKENVEDIRNSKVADVIQELKNFSVNVDIVDPHADSDELHHEYGFRLTDPASISKDYDAVIVAVSHSPYTDLDEAYFQSITRENAVLVDIKGLYRGQMQELQYWSL
- the prmC gene encoding peptide chain release factor N(5)-glutamine methyltransferase, translated to MTIRQHTASLTHHLQALYPEPEAAAIAGLVLEHVLAVSPLQRRMQANEEVPSGVAQQLETIQERLLLHEPVQYVLGVAHFAGMELEVTPATLIPRPETEELIQLIVQEQQAHRTGLTLLDVGTGSGCIALALCQALKPQRTIAVDISAEALAVARRNAARYGCAVEFQQLDILQATPADIPPHSLQILVSNPPYVLENERPLMRRNVLEYEPATALFVPDNDPLLFYRRIAELGQELLQPGGALYFEINEQYAQELCQLLAALEYQAVAAHPDLFGKDRMVRATWSGRAL
- the galE gene encoding UDP-glucose 4-epimerase GalE yields the protein MERTKILVTGGAGYIGSHAVVELYEAGFLPVIIDNFSNSRESVLNGIEQILGVRVPFHRVDCNDAEAMRAVFAEEGNLQGVIHFAAYKAVGESIEKPLEYYQNNVGSLLTLLQVMREFGVEALVFSSSCTVYGIPDKLPVTEQTPTKKANSPYGATKQMCEDILRDVAAAPSNKLKSILLRYFNPVGAHPSAKIGELPLGVPQNLVPYVTQTAAGIREKLTIYGNTYDTPDGTNIRDYVHVVDLAKAHVVAVERLLDGKGDMVETFNIGTGRGNSVLEVVHAFERATGLKLNYVIGPPRPGDVPAIYADVTKATQELGFRTTSTLEEALASSWKWQQSLQAVS
- the ribD gene encoding bifunctional diaminohydroxyphosphoribosylaminopyrimidine deaminase/5-amino-6-(5-phosphoribosylamino)uracil reductase RibD, whose protein sequence is MTAVDDLMMRRALDLARLGTGYTRPNPLVGCVITHQGRIIGEGWHRQYGGPHAEVNALESVSEPALLPHSRAYVTLEPCSHHGKTPPCADLLIAKGIPEVVVCNLDPNPLVAGNGLAKLRAAGIKVETGVLESEGRWLNRRFFTFQEQKRPYIVLKWAETADGFLSGRFYQPVQISGALARMAVHQWRGEEHAILVGTRTALHDNPYLNVREWPGPAPIRLVIDKNLSLPPTHHLFDGTQPTLVYTYRQRATKGNLGYVKLSEADDLFPQILENLYRRNVESVLVEGGPTVLNTLLADGLWDEIRVLRSANHLGAGVAAPRLGLTGLHEQFPLGSDQVFVYRKNEGY
- a CDS encoding acyltransferase, with product MPDAVLYFAHPTAVLDEGCRIGKGCRIWHFSHLMTGCQLGPGCSIGQNVMIAPGVVLGQNVKVQNNVSLYSGVTCADDVFLGPSVVFTNVRNPRSAVPRRDQYQPTVLERGVSVGANSTIVCGVRLGEYAFVGAGSVITRDVPAYALVYGNPARQHGWMSRQGHRLQFNPEGIAVCPESKEQYQLQNNKVFPFSTRTNP
- the rfbB gene encoding dTDP-glucose 4,6-dehydratase codes for the protein MKIIITGGAGFIGSHVVRLFVTKYPEYQILNLDALTYAGNLENLRDIENAPNYRLVKGDITDQAFVDQLFATEEPDAVIHLAAESHVDRSITDPLAFVKTNVLGTVHLLNAAKNLWKPLGYEGKTFYHVSTDEVYGSLEMGPEMFTEDTAYDPRSPYSASKAASDHFVRAWYHTYHMPVKLSNCSNNYGPNHFPEKLIPLAIHRLRNNQPVPVYGKGENVRDWLFVKDHATAIDAVFHKGKVGETYNIGGVNEWKNLDLIHLLCDTLDEKTGQEKGTSRKLITFVTDRAGHDLRYAIDSSKIMNELGWKPSVTFEEGLSQTVDWYLQNQEWLDHVTSGAYQQYYQQQYTAR